The Acidimicrobiia bacterium genome segment ACGATGTTGATGACGAGGCCGCGCGGGTCGAGACGGAACTTGACCGAGTTGCCGAGGCCCGCGGCCTGGAGGCGCTGCTCGATCTCGCTCTGCGTCTCGAGGAGCGTCTTGCGCTGCTCGGCGGCGGCTTTCTGCGCGTCCTGCTGTGACTGCAGGGCCTGTGCGGCTGCGTCGCGCTGGCTCGCGCTCATGCCGTCGAAGAAGCCGTTGCCACCCTGGATCGGTGTCGAGCCGCCCGCGGGCAGCACCGCGGACGCCTCCGTCCCGCCGCCGCCGAGCGCCTTGTTCAGCGAGTGGGCGAACTTCTGGAACTTGGCGAGGTCGATGCTCGACATCGCGAAGAGCACGATGAACAGCGCGGCGAGCAGGGTGATCATGTCGGCGTACGACACGAGCCACCGCTCGTGGTTCTCGTGCTCCTCCTCTTCCTCGTGCTTGCGACGACGGCCGGCCATGTCACGCCGCCCGTTCGGCCTCGAGCGCCTCGCGCTCCTTGTCGGGCAGGAACGAGAGCAGCTTCTGCTCGATCACGCGGGGGTTCGACCCGGCTTGGATCGACAGGATCCCCTCGAGCACGAGCTCCATGTGCTGGGCCTCGGCCTCCGCGATCCGCTTGAGCTTGTTGGACAGCGGCAGGTAGATCGCGTTCGCGAAGAGGACGCCGTAGAACGTCGCGACGAACGCGCCGGCGATGCCCTCACCCGCGGACGCGGGGTCGGACAGGTTGCCGAGCACGTGCATCAGGCCCATGACCGCGCCGACGATGCCGAGCGTGGGCGAGAAACCGCCCATGTCCGCGAAGAACTTCGCGGGCACCTTGCTGTGCGCCTTCTTCGACGCGACCTCGGCCTCGAGGATCTCGCGCAGCTCCTCCGGGTCGGTGCCGTCGACCGCGAGCATGATCCCCTTCTTGAGGAAGGGGTCCT includes the following:
- a CDS encoding flagellar motor protein MotB; this encodes MAGRRRKHEEEEEHENHERWLVSYADMITLLAALFIVLFAMSSIDLAKFQKFAHSLNKALGGGGTEASAVLPAGGSTPIQGGNGFFDGMSASQRDAAAQALQSQQDAQKAAAEQRKTLLETQSEIEQRLQAAGLGNSVKFRLDPRGLVINIVTDGVLFDSGSAALRPEGQRVLDQLAPALATLPEPLSVEGHTDDRPIATPAFPSNWELSTARATTVLRYLVDVKGLNPARLSAAGYADQRPLVPNTDDASRAVNRRVEIVVVAPNVSAATTDTPVTTP
- a CDS encoding flagellar motor protein, whose translation is MDPLTLVGVVGGILLVLVGGIMEGAQPGALIGIPAFMIVVIPSFLVALAGYTKADISSIVGGLKQAFTGKVESAAGSIELVVEFAERARKEGLLALEEGAKTIEDPFLKKGIMLAVDGTDPEELREILEAEVASKKAHSKVPAKFFADMGGFSPTLGIVGAVMGLMHVLGNLSDPASAGEGIAGAFVATFYGVLFANAIYLPLSNKLKRIAEAEAQHMELVLEGILSIQAGSNPRVIEQKLLSFLPDKEREALEAERAA